In one Pseudodesulfovibrio tunisiensis genomic region, the following are encoded:
- a CDS encoding 2-oxoacid:acceptor oxidoreductase family protein has translation MSRYIDTIIAGFGGQGVMLIGNLLAYAGMKDGLNVTYIPVYGPEMRGGTANCTVVLSEDDIGSPIIHWPSSLIIMNRPSLDKFQPRLKDGCVNIINSSLVDMSLADTERVNCIAVPCNEIADRIGNTRMANMVAIGAYIQATGIIPLEAAIDSLENVISAHYHHLIPKNAEAIRAGAEVVAG, from the coding sequence ATGTCCAGATACATCGACACGATCATAGCGGGCTTCGGCGGTCAGGGCGTGATGCTCATCGGCAACCTGCTGGCCTACGCCGGCATGAAGGACGGCCTGAACGTGACCTACATTCCGGTGTACGGTCCGGAAATGCGCGGCGGCACGGCCAATTGCACCGTGGTGCTGTCCGAGGACGACATCGGATCGCCCATCATTCACTGGCCCTCCAGCCTGATCATCATGAATCGGCCCTCGCTGGACAAGTTCCAGCCCCGGCTCAAGGACGGCTGCGTGAACATCATCAACTCGTCCCTCGTGGACATGAGCCTGGCCGACACCGAGCGTGTCAACTGCATTGCCGTGCCCTGCAACGAGATTGCGGACAGGATCGGCAACACCCGCATGGCCAACATGGTTGCCATCGGCGCATACATCCAGGCCACGGGCATCATCCCGCTCGAGGCGGCCATCGACTCCCTCGAAAACGTGATCTCCGCCCACTACCACCACCTGATCCCCAAGAACGCGGAAGCCATCCGCGCCGGGGCCGAGGTCGTGGCGGGCTAG
- a CDS encoding thiamine pyrophosphate-dependent enzyme, whose amino-acid sequence MSEMQEKLVFDRPEVVIDRPTHYCPGCHHGVAHRLVGELLEEMELVDRTLLVTSIGCSVFLYNYLNVDAVEAPHGRAPAVATGVKRARPDNFVFAYQGDGDLASIGMAEIMHAANRGERIAVVFVNNTVYGMTGGQMAPTTLIGQKTTTCPAGRCREHEGMPIKMTEILSTLGGVAFAARGSLNSVKNIRKAKKYLRKAFECQTKGLGFGFVELLSACPTNWKMTPVAANERIEKEMIPYFPLGVYKDATEEGGAC is encoded by the coding sequence ATGTCCGAAATGCAAGAAAAACTCGTTTTCGACAGACCCGAAGTCGTCATTGACCGGCCCACGCACTACTGTCCGGGCTGCCACCACGGCGTGGCGCACCGGCTGGTGGGCGAGCTGCTGGAGGAGATGGAGCTGGTGGACAGGACCCTGCTCGTCACGTCCATCGGCTGCTCGGTGTTCCTGTACAACTATCTGAATGTGGACGCGGTGGAAGCGCCCCACGGACGCGCCCCGGCGGTTGCCACCGGCGTGAAGCGCGCCCGGCCCGACAATTTCGTGTTCGCCTATCAGGGCGACGGCGACCTCGCTTCCATCGGCATGGCCGAGATCATGCACGCTGCCAACCGCGGCGAACGCATTGCCGTGGTGTTCGTGAACAACACGGTGTACGGCATGACCGGCGGCCAGATGGCCCCGACCACCCTGATCGGCCAGAAGACCACCACCTGCCCCGCGGGCCGCTGCCGCGAGCACGAGGGCATGCCCATCAAGATGACGGAAATCCTGTCCACGCTGGGCGGCGTGGCCTTTGCCGCGCGCGGTTCCCTGAATTCGGTCAAGAACATCCGCAAGGCCAAGAAATACCTGCGCAAGGCATTCGAATGCCAGACAAAGGGACTGGGCTTCGGCTTTGTCGAGCTGCTCTCGGCCTGCCCCACCAACTGGAAGATGACTCCGGTGGCCGCAAACGAGCGCATCGAAAAGGAAATGATCCCGTACTTCCCGCTCGGCGTGTACAAGGACGCGACCGAGGAAGGAGGCGCCTGCTAA
- a CDS encoding 3-methyl-2-oxobutanoate dehydrogenase subunit VorB: protein MTKQPERIFIKGNEAIARGALAAQCKCFFGYPITPQNDIPEFLSKAMIDAGGDFVQAESEVAAANMVLGAGAAGIRAMTSSSSPGISLKQEAISYMAGSEIPAVVVNMTRGGPGLGDIGPAQGDYYQSTRGGGHGDYRLFVLAPGTVQEGYDMTIQAFDIAFRYRTPVMILGDAILGQMKEPIVPWTPENVDPEPGAAWCMNGKTPDREKRLIKSLFLEEGALAGQNKKLMAKYKAWQDLVEYEAFETEDADLIVCAFGSIGRIAKSTVRSLRAAGHKVGLFRPKTLFPFPSAPLLEMAKQGKRFLTIEHNLGQMVDDVRLAIRTVADSDFFPVLPGNLPTPDEFEEPILNCLEGK, encoded by the coding sequence ATGACGAAACAGCCTGAGAGAATCTTCATCAAGGGGAACGAGGCAATCGCACGCGGCGCGCTGGCAGCGCAGTGCAAATGCTTTTTCGGCTATCCCATCACCCCGCAGAACGACATTCCCGAATTTCTATCCAAGGCCATGATCGACGCGGGCGGCGACTTTGTGCAGGCCGAGTCCGAAGTGGCTGCGGCCAACATGGTGCTGGGCGCGGGCGCGGCAGGCATTCGTGCCATGACCTCGTCTTCCAGCCCGGGCATTTCCCTGAAGCAGGAAGCCATCTCCTACATGGCCGGCTCCGAGATTCCGGCGGTCGTGGTCAACATGACCCGCGGCGGCCCGGGACTGGGCGACATCGGCCCGGCACAGGGCGACTACTACCAGTCCACGCGCGGCGGCGGACACGGCGACTACCGTCTGTTCGTGCTGGCTCCGGGCACGGTGCAGGAAGGCTACGACATGACCATTCAGGCATTCGACATCGCCTTCAGATACCGCACTCCGGTCATGATCCTTGGCGACGCCATTCTCGGACAGATGAAGGAACCCATCGTGCCCTGGACCCCGGAAAACGTGGACCCGGAACCGGGCGCGGCATGGTGCATGAACGGCAAGACCCCGGATCGGGAAAAGCGGCTGATCAAGTCCCTGTTCCTTGAGGAAGGCGCGCTGGCCGGTCAGAACAAAAAGCTCATGGCCAAGTACAAGGCATGGCAGGATCTGGTGGAATACGAGGCCTTCGAGACCGAGGACGCGGACCTGATCGTGTGCGCGTTCGGTTCCATCGGCCGCATTGCCAAGTCCACGGTGCGCTCCCTGCGCGCGGCCGGACACAAGGTCGGCCTGTTCCGGCCCAAGACCCTGTTCCCGTTCCCGAGCGCTCCGCTTCTGGAGATGGCCAAGCAGGGCAAGCGGTTCCTGACCATTGAACACAACCTCGGCCAGATGGTGGACGATGTTCGTCTGGCCATTCGCACGGTTGCCGACTCGGACTTCTTCCCGGTCCTTCCCGGCAACCTGCCCACCCCCGACGAATTCGAGGAGCCGATCCTCAACTGCCTGGAGGGGAAGTAG
- a CDS encoding 4Fe-4S binding protein — MSRIEVQEDRCKGCLLCTTVCPVNIIVQSDRFNASGYKVAEVPEQDKDKCTGCASCALICPDVAIKVYRTPKKGGK, encoded by the coding sequence ATGTCCCGAATCGAAGTCCAGGAGGACAGATGCAAGGGGTGCCTGCTGTGCACCACGGTCTGTCCCGTGAACATCATTGTCCAGTCCGACAGGTTCAACGCCAGCGGCTACAAGGTCGCGGAAGTGCCTGAACAGGACAAGGACAAGTGTACCGGATGCGCGTCCTGTGCATTGATCTGCCCGGATGTGGCCATCAAGGTCTACAGAACCCCGAAGAAAGGGGGGAAGTAA
- the queA gene encoding tRNA preQ1(34) S-adenosylmethionine ribosyltransferase-isomerase QueA: MQKNPDFQLKSYDYELPEERIAQQPADKRDQSRLLVLDRDTGKRTIASFHDLKQFLPEGALLVANNSRVIPARIFGSKPTGGKVEFLLLTPLPLIETREEDGWKTARVEGLLRASKTPKPGTRITFSNQFSLTAEEQGHFGRWAVDLKWRGDLEELFTSMGHLPLPPYIKRPDTPEDAERYQTVYSNTDKIGSVAAPTAGLHFTPELRTELADAGFEWAEVTLYVGYGTFSPVRCEDIRRHQMHHEYIEVSAETAAAIRRAKAEGRPVVAVGTTSARTLEGMYRELAEVGEFSGETDIFIMPGYRFRVVDCLLTNFHLPESSLIIMVSALAGRKTILDAYGFALENGFRFFSYGDAMLIRQGAGERPAKQE; this comes from the coding sequence ATGCAAAAAAATCCCGATTTTCAACTCAAGAGTTACGATTACGAGCTGCCCGAGGAGCGCATTGCCCAGCAGCCCGCGGACAAACGCGACCAGTCCAGACTGCTGGTTCTGGACCGGGACACCGGAAAGCGAACCATTGCCTCGTTCCACGATCTCAAGCAGTTCCTGCCCGAGGGCGCACTGCTCGTGGCCAACAATTCCCGCGTGATTCCCGCACGCATCTTCGGTTCCAAGCCCACGGGCGGCAAGGTGGAATTCCTGCTGCTCACGCCCCTGCCCCTGATCGAGACCAGGGAGGAGGACGGCTGGAAGACCGCGCGTGTCGAAGGACTCCTGCGCGCGTCCAAGACCCCGAAGCCCGGGACGCGCATCACCTTTTCCAACCAGTTCAGCCTGACGGCCGAGGAACAGGGGCATTTCGGCCGCTGGGCCGTGGACCTGAAATGGCGCGGCGATCTGGAGGAGCTGTTCACCAGCATGGGGCACCTGCCCCTGCCGCCCTACATCAAGCGGCCGGACACGCCCGAGGACGCGGAACGCTACCAGACCGTGTATTCCAACACGGACAAGATCGGGTCCGTGGCCGCGCCCACTGCCGGGCTGCACTTCACGCCCGAACTGCGCACGGAACTGGCCGATGCCGGATTCGAATGGGCCGAGGTCACGCTCTACGTGGGTTACGGCACGTTCAGCCCGGTGCGCTGCGAGGACATCCGCCGTCATCAGATGCATCATGAGTACATCGAGGTGAGCGCGGAAACCGCAGCGGCCATCCGCAGGGCAAAGGCCGAGGGCAGGCCCGTGGTGGCCGTGGGCACGACCAGCGCGCGCACCCTGGAAGGCATGTACCGCGAGCTGGCCGAAGTCGGAGAATTTTCAGGAGAAACAGACATTTTCATCATGCCGGGATACCGGTTCCGCGTGGTGGACTGCCTGCTGACCAACTTCCATTTGCCAGAGTCGTCCCTCATCATTATGGTATCTGCTCTAGCTGGGAGGAAGACCATCCTCGACGCATACGGTTTCGCTCTGGAAAACGGGTTCCGCTTCTTTTCCTACGGCGATGCCATGTTGATACGGCAGGGCGCGGGAGAGCGCCCCGCAAAACAGGAGTGA